The Mastacembelus armatus chromosome 9, fMasArm1.2, whole genome shotgun sequence genome contains a region encoding:
- the qsox2 gene encoding sulfhydryl oxidase 2 — protein MLRFWFEAAVVLWLVPGGLGAAARLYTDEDPLVILSSSTLKPTVSNSSSAWLIQFYSSWCGHCIQYSSTWKTLAQDVKDWQQAIGVAVLDCAQEENFDVCKEYSIKFYPTFKYFRAHSSPTDVGTTYRGADRQVQAVRQLMVNILQNHTRLDWPNHCPPLDPLSSEKLLPLLGQRSDVFTAIVVEEPDSYVGREVILDLLQYSGVQVKRALSTDRPLVESLKITTFPSVYLLHPNGTHTHLHVEKRLRFFFSSLLRTLPGVQRRLMSDSSSSSQVEALPHKQSPEIWREFDRSKVYTADLESALHYLLRVELATHSTLEGEELKVFKDFVTLVSKLYPGGGSVVKLMETLSDWLLSLPLQRIPYQAVLDLVNNKMRISGVHLGAELRWVGCQGSKVGLRGYPCSLWTLFHVLTVQHDAMPTALENTGLEGETAPVLQVMRRYIRTFFGCEQCGRHFEQAAAASMDRVLDREQQVLWLWNQHNMVNYRLAGSLSDDPLFPKAPWPSPSLCASCHEEKSGVHVWNQDNVLRFLRHHYGASNLSPTYSLPPPHPPAPPADPDPAQTGQSQEEQQGGVERKDQVKKAEEQLEPRLGQQAQRVEVPGHGEGGGAGAGQGQGAGGVWILGLGFNSVDMSLCVVLYVCSCLFLMLLFFFFKVRSRRWRLRHSRLPV, from the exons ATGCTCCGGTTCTGGTTCGAGGCGGCGGTCGTCCTCTGGCTCGTCCCCGGCGGCCTGGGAGCCGCAGCCCGACTGTACACGGACGAAGACCCGCTGGTGATCCTGAGCAGCAGCACCCTGAAGCCCACTGTCAGTAACTCGTCCTCGGCCTGGCTGATCCAGTTCTACTCCTCATGGTGCGGACACTGCATCCAGTACTCCAGCACCTGGAAGACGCTGGCCCAGGACGTCAAAG aCTGGCAGCAGGCCATCGGTGTCGCCGTGCTCGACTGCGCTCAGGAGGAAAACTTTGACGTCTGTAAAGAGTACAGCATCAAGTTCTACCCGACATTCAAG TACTTCCGGGCTCACAGTTCTCCGACAGACGTGGGGACGACCTACAGAG gtgcagacagacaggtccAGGCGGTGAGGCAGCTCATGGTGAACATCCTGCAGAACCACACCAGACTGGACTGGCCCAACCACTGTCCTCCTTTAGACCCGCTCAG CTCTGAGAAGCTGCTTCCTCTGTTGGGTCAACGCTCAGATGTCTTCACCGCCATTGTTGTAGAGGAACCAGACTCGTACGTAGGACGAGAG gtgatCCTGGACTTGCTGCAGTACTCAGGTGTGCAAGTGAAGCGAGCTCTGAGCACAGATCGCCCCCTGGTAGAGTCTCTGAAGATCACCACCTTCCCCTCTGTCTACCTGCTGCACCCcaatgggacacacacacacctgcatgt GGAGAAGCGGCTGcgtttcttcttctcctccttgtTGAGGACGTTACCAGGAGTCCAGCGCAGGTTGAtgtcagacagcagcagctcaagCCAGGTGGAGGCGCTACCACACAAACAGAGCCCAGAGATCTGGAGGGAGTTTGACAG gtccAAGGTGTACACAGCTGATCTGGAGTCAGCCCTCCACTACCTGCTGAGAGTAGAATTGGCTACTCATAGTACCCTGGAGGGGGAGGAGCTTAAGGTCTTCAAGGACTTTGTCACTTTGGTCTCAAAG CTCTATCCAGGTGGGGGTTCAGTGGTGAAGCTGATGGAGActctctctgattggctgctcagTCTGCCGCTGCAGCGAATCCCCTACCAGGCTGTCCTGGACCTGGTGAACAACAAGATGAGG ATCTCAGGTGTGCATTTGGGGGCGGAGCTTCGCTGGGTTGGTTGTCAGGGCAGCAAGGTGGGGCTCAGAGGTTACCCCTGTTCTCTTTGGACTCTGTTCCATGTTCTGACAGTCCAACATGACGCTATGCCCACAGCCCTGGAAAACACAG GTCTGGAGGGCGAGACGGCTCCGGTGCTGCAGGTGATGCGTCGGTACATCAGGACCTTCTTCGGCTGCGAGCAGTGTGGCCGACATTTCGAGCAGGCGGCGGCTGCCAGCATGGACCGAGTCCTGGACCGAGAGCAGCAGGTCCTGTGGCTGTGGAACCAACACAACATGGTCAACTACAGGCTGGCag GCTCTCTGAGTGATGACCCCCTCTTCCCTAAAGCTCCATGGCCCAGCCCCTCCCTCTGCGCCTCCTGCCATGAGGAGAAAAGCGGCGTCCACGTCTGGAACCAAGACAATGTCCTGCGCTTCCTGCGACATCACTATGGAGCCTCCAACCTGTCGCCCACATACTCCCTACCCCCCCCACATCCCCCTGcacctcctgcagaccctgaTCCTGCACAGACCGGCCAGTCTCAGGAGGAGCAACAAGGAGGAGTAGAGAGGAAGGACCAGGTGAAGAAAGctgaggagcagctggagcCTCGACTTGGACAACAGGCTCAGAGGGTGGAGGTGCCAGGGCATGGAGAGGGGGGAGGAGCGGGAGCAGGTCAAGGTCAAGGAGCAGGAGGCGTGTGGATTCTGGGTCTGGGTTTTAACAGCGTGGACatgagtctgtgtgtggttctgtACGTCTGCTCCTGCCTCTTCCTCAtgctccttttcttcttcttcaaagtGCGATCAAGGAGGTGGAGGCTCCGACACTCCCGCCTCCCCGTCTGA
- the LOC113139140 gene encoding nucleus accumbens-associated protein 2-like — MSEGLLQVEIPDFGSSVLGSLNEQRLLGHYCDVSILVQGQAFKAHRAVLAASSLYFRDLFSSAADSSSSSSSSASQAVFELPSSVTPACFQQILSFCYTGRLSMAASEQLVLMYTAGYLQIQNIVERGMELMMMKASSSSSPLCCDSQTTSADELGGFDAQMVQQQQHSTPQMQEASPNQPTLSPEELLLAVSRIKQERADTPPTEENGGGGAAPGGEDARVDIAGDLQTSRSSTLCYLGTGGGLVSGLQSYLLAGGGRSSPGGSSLPTDSPPSHPPTEEELEEDYYSNTVHPGLYQHLYGHPGNHYIQEKMEMLPLPLANERRPCVLVGRDNMALPASLISQIGYRCHPSLYTEGDPGEKVELVAGSGVFMTRGQLMNCHLCAGVKHKVLLRRLLATFFDRNTLANSCGTGIRSSTNDPSRKPLDNRVLNTVKLYCQNFAPNFKESEMNVIAADMCTNARRVRKRWLPKIQSLLPDGLPASSSSHPRKAKRGGGTGGTGGGQGGEAVTQPSGSPFELDLRQLSASYLSLEAPPYTERREREAGGEREKEAQAALLPHLQFAGSRGGGGGGGGQAEEGLMGGEADGGGRLQTEQPPDLPLSLSSSSSSSSSSSSHPSPQPAEPAPPHRGLADTEDRGVEPLEDSQ; from the exons ATGTCGGAGGGGCTGCTGCAGGTGGAGATCCCAGACTTCGGTAGCAGCGTGTTAGGCAGCCTCAATGAGCAGCGCCTGCTGGGTCACTATTGCGATGTCTCCATCCTGGTGCAGGGTCAGGCCTTCAAGGCGCATCGGGCCGTCCTGGCTGCCTCCTCCCTGTACTTCAGAGACCTGTTCAGCTCTGCAGCTgactcctcctcatcatcttcctcctccgcctcccAGGCAGTGTTCGAATTGCCATCCTCAGTGACACCAGCGTGTTTCCAGCAGATTCTGTCATTCTGCTACACTGGACGCCTCAGCATGGCCGCCAGCGAGCAGCTGGTCCTCATGTACACTGCCGGGTACCTGCAGATCCAGAACATTGTGGAACGAGGCATGgaactgatgatgatgaaagcctcctcctcatcttcgcCTCTCTGCTGTGACTCACAG ACGACCTCAGCTGATGAGCTTGGGGGCTTCGACGCTCAGAtggtccaacagcagcagcacagcaccCCCCAGATGCAGGAGGCCAGTCCCAACCAGCCCACCCTGAgccctgaggagctgctgcttgCTGTTAGCAGAATCAAACAGGAGCGAGCCGACACTCCTCCTACTGAGGagaatggaggaggaggagcagcaccAGGTGGAGAGGACGCCAG AGTGGACATTGCCGGTGACCTCCAGACCTCCAGGAGCAGTACTCTGTGCTACCTGGGTACAGGTGGAGGTTTGGTTTCTGGGCTGCAGTCCTACCTGCTGGCAGGAGGTGGGCGTTCCAGTCCAGGAGGATCCAGTCTTCCCACGGACTCGCCACCCTCTCACCCACCCactgaggaggagctggaggaggattACTACAGCAACACTGTTCACCCTGGACTCTACCAACACCTCTATGGGCATCCTGGAAACCACTACA TCCAAGAGAAGATGGAGATGCTGCCCCTCCCACTGGCTAATGAGCGTCGGCCCTGCGTGCTGGTTGGTCGAGACAACATGGCCTTACCTGCTAGTCTGATCAGTCAGATCGGGTATCGCTGCCACCCTTCGCTCTACACTGAGGGAGACCCAGGGGAGAAGGTGGAGCTGGTGGCAG GCTCAGGTGTGTTCATGACACGAGGGCAGCTGATGAACTGTCACCTGTGTGCTGGAGTCAAACACAAGGTGCTGCTCAGGAGACTGCTGGCTACCTTCTTCGACAG AAACACTCTGGCCAATAGCTGTGGGACAGGGATTCGCTCCTCCACCAACGATCCGAGCCGAAAGCCCCTGGACAACCGAGTGTTGAACACCGTCAAAC tCTACTGTCAGAACTTTGCTCCTAACTTTAAAGAGAGTGAGATGAACGTCATTGCAGCCGACATGTGCACCAACGCTCGCAGAGTCCGGAAACGTTGGCTCCCAAAGATCCAGTCGCTCCTCCCTGATGGcctccctgcctcctcctcctcccaccccCGAAAGGCTAAAAGGGGAGGGGGAACTGGAGGAACAGGCGGCGGTCAGGGAGGAGAGGCAGTGACGCAGCCCAGTGGCAGCCCCTTCGAGCTGGACCTGCGGCAGCTCAGCGCCTCCTACCTTAGCCTGGAGGCTCCACCCTACACTGAGAGGCgagagagggaggcagggggcgagagagagaaggaggcgCAGGCTGCCCTTCTGCCTCACCTGCAGTTCGCTGGGTCTCGcgggggaggaggtggaggtggagggcaGGCAGAGGAGGGGCTGATGGGAGGTGAGGCAGATGGGGGAGGGAGGCTACAGACTGAACAACCCCCAGACCTCCCCCTCtctttgtcctcctcctcctcttcctcctcttcctcttcttcacacCCCTCCCCCCAGCCTGCAGAGCCTGCCCCTCCTCACAGGGGATTGGCTGACACTGAAGACAGGGGAGTGGAGCCTCTGGAAGACAGCCAATAA